In the Pseudonocardia cypriaca genome, one interval contains:
- a CDS encoding HpcH/HpaI aldolase/citrate lyase family protein → MKVVPHRGGVVEGGYAVRHFGYLSASDTDALFEAPPEQFGRESDADLLSVALGATLYMPASRPALAADVTKQATAGVTSVVVCLEDAIADEELTEAEANLVEAFTELHEQARTELPLLFVRVRAPRQIPELVSRLGPAAAVLDGFVLPKFTATLGAEYLRAVDEADALRGPGPVLRVMPVIESGAVLYAETRVEELTRLRDLLHRERHRILAVRLGATDLCALYGLRRSPEVSIYDVKVVSDLIADVVNVLGRADGTGFTVTGPVWEYYGGPERIFKPLLRQSPFVEHDEPDLRRHLVSRAIDGLIREVTLDRANGLTGKTAIHPSHVAVVNALSVVSHEEHRDAADVLGAGRAGGVLASVHRNKMNEVRPHTAWARHTMLRARVFGVAADGVSFVDLLAASLPR, encoded by the coding sequence ATGAAGGTCGTGCCACACCGGGGTGGCGTCGTCGAGGGGGGCTACGCCGTGCGGCACTTCGGGTACTTGAGCGCGTCCGACACCGACGCGCTGTTCGAGGCTCCACCGGAGCAGTTCGGCCGCGAGAGCGATGCCGACCTGCTCTCGGTGGCCCTCGGCGCCACGCTGTACATGCCGGCGAGCCGTCCCGCGCTCGCCGCCGACGTCACCAAGCAGGCGACGGCCGGGGTCACCTCGGTCGTCGTCTGCCTGGAGGACGCGATCGCCGACGAGGAGCTCACCGAGGCCGAGGCCAACCTCGTCGAGGCGTTCACCGAGCTGCACGAGCAGGCGAGGACCGAGCTTCCGCTGCTCTTCGTCCGGGTCAGGGCACCGCGCCAGATCCCCGAGCTGGTGTCGCGCCTCGGGCCTGCGGCGGCCGTGCTCGACGGGTTCGTGCTGCCGAAGTTCACCGCCACTCTCGGGGCCGAGTACCTGCGGGCCGTCGACGAGGCCGACGCGTTGCGGGGGCCGGGACCGGTGCTGCGGGTCATGCCGGTCATCGAGTCCGGCGCCGTGCTGTACGCCGAGACGCGGGTCGAGGAGCTCACGCGGCTGCGCGACCTGCTGCACCGCGAGCGGCACCGCATCCTCGCCGTCCGCCTCGGGGCCACCGACCTGTGCGCGCTCTACGGGTTGCGGCGCTCGCCCGAGGTGTCCATCTACGACGTCAAGGTGGTCAGCGACCTCATCGCCGACGTCGTCAACGTGCTGGGCCGGGCCGACGGCACCGGCTTCACGGTCACCGGTCCCGTCTGGGAGTACTACGGCGGTCCGGAACGGATCTTCAAACCGCTGCTGCGGCAGTCGCCGTTCGTCGAGCACGACGAGCCCGACCTGCGCCGCCACCTCGTCTCCCGCGCGATCGACGGGCTGATCCGCGAGGTCACGCTCGACCGCGCCAACGGGCTCACGGGCAAGACCGCGATCCACCCGAGCCACGTGGCCGTCGTCAACGCGCTGTCGGTCGTCTCGCACGAGGAGCACCGCGACGCCGCGGACGTGCTCGGCGCCGGGCGGGCCGGTGGCGTGCTCGCGTCGGTGCACCGCAACAAGATGAACGAGGTGCGGCCGCACACCGCCTGGGCCAGGCACACCATGTTGCGGGCCCGGGTGTTCGGCGTGGCGGCCGACGGGGTGTCGTTCGTCGACCTCCTGGCCGCGAGCCTGCCGCGGTGA
- a CDS encoding phosphoribosyltransferase family protein yields the protein MTRIAAGVIDRLGVRLHPTGPGADPRVLLGLALRRNPRRAQLLVSRVLGKHVPTDPRLVRAAGLLLGRLVADALADRPARALPIPVLHAAVEGDRTAIAALHTAAQAGIEEPPDALVLGFAETATALGHCVAEGLGGADVLHSTRRPVPGFATAGGFTEEHSHATDHLLLPADPDLLRGGRPLVLVDDELSTGRTALNTITALHSAAPRERYVVAALVDVRPGDGELAAGVAALGARLDVVSLARGAVELPPDIAERAAALRAELGADPDSDALPARLARTQNATRAHLDWPSGLPAGARHGFGPAHHRTLASALPALADSLAVAAGLRRGERTLVLGTEELMQLPLRLAQTLADAGHDVAFSTTTRSPAVVVDEPGYALTSGIAFPAHDDPADGPGPRFAYNVGGNVDGAVDGAAWDHVLLVVDPPADTPALHTGLLPALAPYTRRTTLVVTP from the coding sequence GTGACCCGGATCGCCGCAGGTGTGATCGACCGGCTCGGGGTGCGGCTGCACCCGACCGGTCCGGGTGCCGACCCGCGGGTGCTGCTCGGGCTCGCGCTGCGCCGCAACCCGCGCCGCGCCCAACTGCTCGTCTCGCGCGTGCTCGGCAAGCACGTGCCGACCGACCCACGCCTCGTCCGGGCCGCCGGGCTGCTGCTCGGCAGGCTCGTCGCCGACGCGCTCGCCGACCGCCCGGCCCGGGCACTGCCGATACCGGTGCTGCACGCCGCCGTGGAGGGCGACCGCACCGCGATCGCCGCCCTCCACACCGCGGCGCAGGCCGGGATCGAGGAGCCGCCCGACGCGCTGGTGCTCGGTTTCGCCGAGACGGCCACCGCCCTGGGCCACTGCGTCGCCGAGGGGTTGGGCGGTGCCGACGTGCTGCACTCCACCCGGCGGCCGGTCCCAGGGTTCGCCACGGCGGGCGGGTTCACCGAGGAGCACTCGCACGCCACCGACCACCTGCTGCTGCCCGCCGACCCGGACCTGCTCCGCGGCGGGCGACCGCTCGTGCTCGTCGACGACGAGCTGTCCACCGGGCGCACTGCCCTCAACACGATCACCGCGCTGCACTCGGCCGCGCCGCGGGAGCGCTACGTCGTGGCGGCGCTCGTCGACGTCCGGCCGGGGGACGGGGAGCTGGCCGCCGGGGTCGCGGCGCTCGGCGCGCGCCTCGACGTGGTCTCGCTGGCCCGGGGGGCCGTCGAACTGCCACCGGACATCGCGGAACGGGCGGCGGCGCTGCGGGCGGAGCTCGGTGCCGACCCCGACTCGGATGCACTCCCGGCGCGACTCGCTCGCACTCAGAACGCGACTCGCGCGCACTTGGACTGGCCCTCCGGGTTGCCGGCGGGTGCGCGGCACGGGTTCGGGCCCGCGCACCACCGCACGCTCGCCTCGGCCCTGCCCGCCCTCGCCGACTCGCTCGCCGTCGCGGCCGGGCTGCGGCGCGGGGAGCGCACTCTCGTACTGGGCACCGAGGAGCTGATGCAGCTGCCGCTGCGGCTCGCCCAGACCCTCGCCGACGCCGGTCACGACGTGGCGTTCTCCACCACCACCCGCTCCCCCGCCGTCGTCGTCGACGAGCCCGGCTACGCCCTCACCAGCGGGATCGCCTTCCCCGCCCACGACGATCCGGCGGACGGGCCCGGCCCGCGCTTCGCCTACAACGTCGGCGGCAATGTCGACGGGGCTGTCGACGGGGCGGCCTGGGACCACGTCCTCCTCGTCGTCGACCCGCCCGCCGACACGCCCGCGCTGCACACCGGCCTGCTGCCGGCGCTCGCCCCGTACACCCGCCGCACGACCCTGGTGGTGACTCCCTGA
- the polA gene encoding DNA polymerase I has translation MSTATTTSSKPGAAQDAPPSTGRRLLLLDGHSLAYRAFFALPAENFRTGTGQTTNAVYGFTSMLINLLRDEQPSHLAVCFDVSRTTFRNERYAEYKANRTTTPDDFRGQVDLIKEVLRALNIPEFGVEGYEADDLIATLATQAEADGFQVLITTGDRDAFQLVSDNVMVLYPKRGVSELSRVDPAEVMNRYGLTPAQYPDFAALRGDPSDNLPSIPGVGEKTAAKWVREFGSLADLTDRVDEVKGKAGDALRAHLAGVLLNRQLTELIRDVPLDAAPADLVVRPWDRDAVHRLFDELEFRVLRERLFATLQSAEPEAEGGIEVQGGAIEPGALRAWLDEHARDGRRIGVAFAGVRGGVTTSDLSGIGLAVGEPTVEARAEGAAAGVPQAGFLDVTRLTPDDEAALGDWLADPSVPKAAHDAKSALHALRGRGWTLAGLTNDTALAAYLARPGQRSFDLADLALRYLRRELRSEGEAESGQLSLLGGEEEADAQRAHAQMVAASAVAELAEALDAELAERGGTELLAELELPLEYVLADLETAGIAVDHEALSALEAEFAAQVKQAAQDAYAVIGKEINLGSPKQLQVVLFDELGMPKTKRTKTGYTTDADALQTLFEQTGHEFLSHLLLHRDATRLKVTVEGLLKSVADDGRIHTTYSQTIAATGRLSSTEPNLQNVPIRTAAGRRIRETFVVGPDHAELMTADYSQIEMRIMAHLSEDAALIEAFRSSHDFHADTAARVFGCEPTDVSVEQRAKIKAMNYGLAYGLSAFGLSGQLRISTEEARALMDDYFEVFGGVRDYLRSVVDIARKDGYTATIMGRRRYLPDLTSDNRQRREMAERMALNAPIQGSAADIIKVAMLGVHRALAADGLRSRMLLQVHDELVLEVAEGERERVEELVRREMGAAAKLSVPLEVSVGYGRSWDDAAH, from the coding sequence GTGAGCACCGCCACCACCACGTCCAGCAAGCCCGGCGCCGCGCAGGACGCGCCGCCGTCGACGGGCAGGCGGTTGCTGCTGCTCGACGGCCATTCGCTGGCCTACCGCGCGTTCTTCGCGCTGCCCGCGGAGAACTTCCGCACCGGCACCGGGCAGACCACCAACGCGGTGTACGGCTTCACGTCGATGCTGATCAACCTGTTGCGCGACGAGCAGCCCAGCCACCTCGCGGTGTGCTTCGACGTCTCGCGCACCACGTTCCGCAACGAGCGCTACGCGGAGTACAAGGCCAACCGCACCACCACCCCGGACGACTTCCGCGGCCAGGTCGACCTGATCAAGGAGGTCCTGCGTGCGCTCAACATCCCGGAGTTCGGCGTCGAGGGCTACGAGGCCGACGACCTGATCGCCACCCTCGCCACCCAGGCCGAGGCCGACGGCTTCCAGGTGCTCATCACCACCGGCGACCGCGACGCGTTCCAGCTGGTCAGCGACAACGTGATGGTGCTCTACCCGAAGCGGGGGGTCTCCGAGCTCTCCCGGGTCGACCCGGCCGAGGTGATGAACCGCTACGGCCTCACGCCCGCCCAGTACCCCGACTTCGCCGCCCTCCGCGGCGACCCCAGCGACAACCTGCCGAGCATCCCGGGCGTGGGGGAGAAGACGGCGGCCAAGTGGGTGCGCGAGTTCGGCTCGCTCGCCGACCTCACCGACCGCGTCGACGAGGTCAAGGGCAAGGCGGGCGACGCCCTGCGCGCCCACCTCGCCGGGGTGCTGCTCAACCGCCAGCTCACCGAGCTGATCCGCGACGTCCCGCTCGACGCCGCCCCCGCCGACCTCGTCGTGCGGCCGTGGGACCGCGACGCGGTCCACCGGCTGTTCGACGAGCTGGAGTTCCGGGTGCTGCGCGAGCGGCTCTTCGCCACGCTGCAGAGCGCCGAACCCGAGGCCGAAGGCGGCATCGAGGTGCAGGGCGGCGCCATCGAGCCGGGCGCGCTGCGCGCGTGGCTCGACGAGCACGCCCGCGACGGCCGCCGCATCGGCGTCGCGTTCGCGGGGGTGCGCGGCGGCGTCACCACCTCCGACCTGTCCGGGATCGGGCTCGCCGTCGGCGAGCCCACCGTGGAGGCACGCGCCGAAGGTGCGGCCGCCGGGGTGCCGCAGGCCGGCTTCCTCGACGTCACGCGGCTGACGCCCGACGACGAGGCCGCGCTGGGCGACTGGCTCGCCGACCCGTCCGTCCCGAAGGCCGCCCACGACGCCAAGTCCGCGCTCCACGCGCTGCGCGGCCGCGGCTGGACCCTCGCCGGGCTCACCAACGACACCGCGCTCGCGGCCTACCTCGCCAGGCCCGGGCAGCGCAGCTTCGATCTTGCCGACCTCGCACTGCGCTACCTGCGGCGCGAGCTGCGCTCCGAGGGCGAGGCCGAGTCCGGGCAGCTGTCGCTGCTCGGCGGTGAGGAGGAGGCCGACGCGCAGCGGGCGCACGCCCAGATGGTCGCCGCGTCCGCAGTGGCCGAGCTGGCCGAGGCTCTCGACGCCGAGCTGGCCGAGCGCGGGGGCACCGAGCTGCTCGCCGAGCTGGAGCTGCCGCTCGAGTACGTGCTCGCCGACCTGGAGACCGCGGGCATCGCCGTCGACCACGAGGCCCTCTCCGCGCTGGAGGCGGAGTTCGCCGCCCAGGTCAAGCAGGCCGCCCAGGACGCCTACGCCGTGATCGGCAAGGAGATCAACCTCGGCTCGCCCAAGCAGCTGCAGGTGGTGCTGTTCGACGAGCTCGGCATGCCGAAGACCAAGCGCACCAAGACCGGTTACACCACCGACGCCGACGCGCTGCAGACCCTCTTCGAGCAGACCGGCCACGAGTTCCTGTCCCACCTGCTCCTGCACCGCGACGCCACCCGGCTCAAGGTCACCGTCGAGGGCCTGCTCAAGTCGGTGGCCGACGACGGGCGCATCCACACCACCTACAGCCAGACGATCGCCGCCACCGGCCGGCTGTCCTCCACCGAGCCCAACCTGCAGAACGTCCCGATCCGCACGGCAGCAGGCCGCCGGATCCGGGAGACGTTCGTGGTGGGCCCGGACCACGCCGAGCTGATGACCGCCGACTACAGCCAGATCGAGATGCGGATCATGGCGCACCTGTCGGAGGACGCCGCGCTCATCGAGGCGTTCCGGTCCAGCCACGACTTCCACGCCGACACGGCGGCCCGGGTGTTCGGCTGCGAGCCGACGGACGTGTCGGTCGAGCAGCGCGCCAAGATCAAGGCGATGAACTACGGGCTGGCCTACGGCCTGTCCGCGTTCGGCCTGTCGGGCCAGCTGCGGATCTCCACCGAGGAGGCCCGCGCCCTGATGGACGACTACTTCGAGGTCTTCGGCGGCGTCCGCGACTACCTGCGCAGCGTCGTCGACATCGCCCGCAAGGACGGCTACACCGCCACGATCATGGGCCGCCGCCGCTACCTGCCCGACCTCACCAGCGACAACCGGCAGCGCCGCGAGATGGCCGAACGCATGGCCCTGAACGCGCCGATCCAGGGCAGCGCCGCCGACATCATCAAGGTCGCCATGCTGGGCGTCCACCGCGCCCTCGCCGCCGACGGCCTGCGCAGCCGCATGCTGCTGCAGGTCCACGACGAGCTCGTCCTCGAGGTCGCCGAGGGCGAGCGCGAGCGGGTGGAGGAGCTCGTCCGGCGCGAGATGGGCGCGGCGGCGAAGCTGTCCGTGCCCCTGGAGGTCTCCGTCGGGTACGGGCGCAGCTGGGACGACGCGGCGCACTGA
- a CDS encoding HAD family hydrolase, which produces MTVVCLDLDRTTIYSAAALDLREPDHEAPRLLCVEIYKGAPLSFLTEAAAATLRDLQDVATVVPTTTRTPAQLARVHLPGPPPRFAIASNGGHLLVDGGDGVLRADPEWDLAVRIRLATCAPLAEVQAHLRARGGPFMLALREASELFAYAVVDRAALPDGWVDDLAAWCDQRGWTVSLQGRKVYAVPAGLTKSAAAAEVVARCGGGPLLAAGDSLLDADLLDAADAAIRPAHGELAQTGFTRPHLAVTAATGAAAGEELLGRLYEWATDPAMSVSGSL; this is translated from the coding sequence GTGACGGTCGTCTGCCTCGATCTGGACCGCACCACGATCTACTCGGCCGCGGCGCTCGACCTGCGGGAGCCCGACCACGAGGCACCGCGGTTGCTGTGCGTCGAGATCTACAAGGGCGCCCCGCTGTCGTTCCTCACCGAGGCGGCGGCCGCCACGCTGCGGGATCTGCAGGACGTGGCCACGGTCGTGCCAACCACCACCCGCACTCCCGCCCAGCTCGCGCGCGTCCACCTGCCCGGCCCACCACCCCGCTTCGCGATCGCGAGCAACGGCGGGCACCTGCTCGTCGACGGCGGCGACGGAGTCCTGCGGGCCGACCCCGAATGGGACCTGGCCGTGCGTATCCGGCTGGCGACCTGCGCCCCGCTGGCCGAGGTGCAGGCCCACCTCCGGGCCCGGGGCGGGCCCTTCATGCTGGCGCTGCGGGAGGCGAGCGAGCTGTTCGCGTACGCGGTGGTCGACCGGGCCGCCCTGCCCGACGGCTGGGTGGACGACCTCGCCGCCTGGTGCGACCAGCGCGGGTGGACCGTGTCGCTGCAAGGCCGCAAGGTCTACGCCGTACCGGCGGGCCTGACCAAGTCGGCGGCCGCCGCCGAGGTGGTGGCCCGGTGCGGCGGCGGTCCGCTGCTCGCCGCGGGCGACTCGCTGCTCGACGCCGACCTGCTGGACGCCGCCGACGCCGCGATCCGCCCGGCACACGGCGAGCTGGCGCAGACCGGCTTCACCCGGCCCCACCTCGCCGTCACCGCCGCCACCGGCGCCGCGGCGGGCGAGGAGCTGCTCGGCCGGCTGTACGAGTGGGCAACCGATCCAGCTATGTCCGTTTCTGGCAGTCTGTGA
- a CDS encoding cysteine protease StiP family protein, with translation MGPRPPRRRPARRHARAAHRPAAGARPVHPPHDPGGDSLNTPDPLRGPTFGSYAPDEVGWLLTDISHLALEAPTEEREEAIQSGGAHYAESLPQEYQPDAEYLQLYRSALAAGARRLAQAVATVAELVLAERGRDVVLVSLARAGTPVGVLLRRWARYAHGLDLPHYAVSIVRGRGIDRMALHHLAAHHDPARVVFVDGWTGKGAISRELATALADHERDTGVRFDPDLAVLADPGRCATTFGTRDDWLIASACLNSTVSGLVSRTVLNPRLLRPDQYHGAKFYAELAASDVSNHFLDAVTAEFSGVTDTAPPAGRVADFAGRAAVDRIVAEYGIGDPNLVKPGVGETTRVLLRRVPWRVLVRADAPAADLAHVRLLAQRRDVPVEEVAGLPYSCVGLIHPRFTRGATGADGLAAVRS, from the coding sequence CTGGGACCACGTCCTCCTCGTCGTCGACCCGCCCGCCGACACGCCCGCGCTGCACACCGGCCTGCTGCCGGCGCTCGCCCCGTACACCCGCCGCACGACCCTGGTGGTGACTCCCTGAACACGCCCGACCCGCTGCGCGGGCCCACCTTCGGCAGCTACGCCCCCGACGAGGTCGGCTGGCTGCTCACCGACATCTCCCACCTCGCCCTCGAAGCGCCCACCGAGGAGCGCGAGGAGGCCATCCAGAGCGGCGGGGCGCACTACGCCGAGTCGCTCCCGCAGGAGTACCAGCCGGACGCGGAGTACCTGCAGCTGTACCGGTCGGCGCTCGCCGCGGGGGCGCGGCGGCTCGCGCAGGCGGTCGCCACCGTGGCCGAACTGGTGCTTGCCGAACGCGGCCGCGACGTCGTACTCGTGTCGCTGGCGCGTGCCGGCACCCCGGTCGGTGTGCTCCTGCGGCGCTGGGCGCGGTACGCGCACGGGCTCGACCTGCCGCACTACGCGGTGTCGATCGTCCGCGGCCGCGGCATCGACCGCATGGCCCTGCACCACCTCGCCGCCCACCACGACCCGGCCCGCGTCGTGTTCGTCGACGGCTGGACCGGCAAGGGCGCGATCTCGCGGGAGCTCGCCACGGCCCTCGCCGACCACGAACGCGACACCGGCGTGCGCTTCGACCCGGACCTCGCCGTCCTGGCCGACCCGGGCCGCTGCGCCACCACGTTCGGCACCCGTGACGACTGGCTGATCGCGTCCGCGTGCCTCAACTCCACGGTCTCCGGCCTGGTGTCGCGCACCGTGCTCAACCCGCGCCTGCTGCGGCCCGACCAGTACCACGGGGCCAAGTTCTACGCGGAGCTCGCGGCGTCGGACGTCTCGAACCACTTCCTCGACGCCGTCACCGCGGAGTTCTCCGGTGTCACCGACACCGCGCCGCCCGCCGGCCGCGTCGCGGACTTCGCCGGGCGCGCCGCCGTGGACCGGATCGTCGCCGAGTACGGCATCGGCGATCCCAACCTCGTCAAGCCCGGCGTCGGGGAGACCACCCGGGTGCTGCTGCGCCGCGTGCCGTGGCGGGTGCTGGTACGCGCTGATGCGCCCGCGGCCGACTTGGCGCACGTCCGGTTGCTCGCGCAGCGCAGGGATGTCCCGGTCGAGGAGGTGGCCGGCCTGCCGTACAGCTGCGTCGGCCTGATCCACCCCCGGTTCACGCGCGGTGCCACCGGCGCCGACGGGCTCGCGGCGGTGCGCTCGTGA
- a CDS encoding TerD family protein translates to MSVSLTKGGNVSLTKEAPGLTNVIVGLGWDVRTTTGTEFDLDASAIVAGADGKVLSDKHFIFFNNLVTPDGTVEHTGDNLTGEGEGDDEQVKINLAGIGSDADKIVFMVSIYQGDERGQSFGQVRNAFIRVVNAADSKELARYDLSEDASTETAMVFGEVYRNGADWKFRAVGQGYASGLAGIARDYGVNV, encoded by the coding sequence GTGAGCGTCAGCCTCACCAAGGGTGGAAACGTCAGCCTCACCAAGGAGGCCCCCGGTCTGACCAACGTGATCGTCGGCCTCGGGTGGGACGTCCGCACCACCACCGGCACGGAGTTCGACCTGGACGCGTCCGCGATCGTCGCGGGTGCCGACGGCAAGGTCCTGTCCGACAAGCACTTCATCTTCTTCAACAACCTGGTGACCCCGGACGGCACCGTCGAGCACACCGGTGACAACCTCACCGGCGAGGGCGAGGGTGACGACGAGCAGGTCAAGATCAACCTGGCCGGGATCGGCTCCGACGCCGACAAGATCGTCTTCATGGTCAGCATCTACCAGGGCGACGAGCGCGGGCAGAGCTTCGGCCAGGTGCGCAACGCCTTCATCCGCGTGGTGAACGCCGCCGACTCCAAGGAGCTCGCGCGCTACGACCTCTCGGAGGACGCCTCCACGGAGACCGCGATGGTCTTCGGCGAGGTCTACCGCAACGGTGCCGACTGGAAGTTCCGCGCCGTCGGCCAGGGCTACGCGTCCGGGCTCGCCGGCATCGCGCGCGACTACGGCGTGAACGTCTGA
- a CDS encoding tellurite resistance TerB family protein: MALWDQLKSRLQGLTADTKVQVGKYQNKDFAKASMAMCALIAAADGTISAEERSRMVGFIASNDALSVFQPSELQQHFEFYASKLEKDFEFGKLESIATIGKLKSKPDAARAVINVGIIIGGADGNFDENEKRAVRDACNAVNIPPADFDL, encoded by the coding sequence ATGGCGCTGTGGGACCAGCTCAAGTCCCGGCTGCAAGGACTGACCGCCGACACCAAGGTGCAGGTCGGCAAGTACCAGAACAAGGACTTCGCGAAGGCGAGCATGGCGATGTGCGCCCTGATCGCCGCCGCGGACGGCACGATCTCGGCCGAGGAACGCAGCAGGATGGTGGGCTTCATCGCCAGCAACGACGCGCTGTCGGTGTTCCAGCCCTCCGAGCTGCAGCAGCACTTCGAGTTCTACGCCTCGAAGCTGGAGAAGGACTTCGAGTTCGGCAAGCTCGAGTCGATCGCCACCATCGGCAAGCTGAAGTCGAAGCCGGACGCCGCCCGCGCGGTGATCAACGTCGGCATCATCATCGGCGGCGCCGACGGGAACTTCGACGAGAACGAGAAGCGCGCCGTCCGGGACGCCTGCAACGCCGTGAACATCCCGCCGGCCGACTTCGACCTGTAG
- a CDS encoding TerD family protein: MAIDYTKRPQKSGADAGGVSLSKVTLTKAAPSVSLTKRGATGGQLRINLQWSAGVQESRGLFGKRRGNAIDLDLACLWEFSDGSKGVVQALGNAFQAPYHGAPIIRLDGDDRSGTASGGENMFIDLSRVDEIRRILVFTFIYEGVPNWASADGIVTLHPASGPEIEVRLDEPDPTSPTCVIAMLENQGGDLVVRREVRYVRGGQADVDEAYGWGMEWARGRK, translated from the coding sequence GTGGCGATCGACTACACCAAACGGCCGCAGAAGAGCGGGGCTGACGCGGGCGGGGTCTCCCTGTCCAAGGTCACGCTCACCAAGGCTGCGCCCAGCGTCTCGCTCACCAAGCGGGGCGCCACGGGCGGCCAGCTGCGGATCAACCTGCAGTGGAGCGCGGGCGTGCAGGAGAGCCGCGGCCTGTTCGGCAAGCGCCGCGGCAACGCGATCGACCTCGACCTCGCCTGCCTGTGGGAGTTCTCCGACGGCAGCAAGGGCGTGGTGCAGGCGCTGGGCAACGCGTTCCAGGCGCCCTACCACGGAGCACCGATCATCCGGCTCGACGGCGACGACCGCTCGGGGACGGCGTCCGGCGGCGAGAACATGTTCATCGACCTGTCCCGCGTCGACGAGATCCGCCGCATCCTCGTGTTCACGTTCATCTACGAGGGTGTGCCGAACTGGGCGAGCGCCGACGGGATCGTCACCCTCCACCCGGCCAGCGGGCCGGAGATCGAGGTGCGGCTCGACGAGCCCGACCCGACCTCTCCCACCTGCGTGATCGCGATGCTGGAGAACCAGGGCGGGGACCTGGTGGTGCGCCGCGAGGTGCGCTACGTCCGGGGCGGCCAGGCGGACGTCGACGAGGCGTACGGCTGGGGAATGGAGTGGGCGCGCGGGCGCAAGTGA
- a CDS encoding alpha-amylase family glycosyl hydrolase yields MDQDWVRHAIWWQVFPLGFVGAEPELGSPDEPVRHRLDRIVDWLDYAVELGASGLALGPVFAAETHGYDTVDHFRVDPRLGDADDLARLFAAAHDRGLRVLLDGVFNHVGRGFPAFARVLEQGPEAPEAGWFRLSWPDGTAPGTEPAYDTFEGHGRLVALDHSNPAVADHVADVMCFWLDAGADGWRLDAAYAVPPEFWAAVLPRVRARHPDAYVVGEVLHGDYRDIVERSGFDAVTQYELWKAVWSSLADGNLHELAWALQRHNDFLEAFVPLTFVGNHDVTRIASAIPDERHLPHAVAILLTVGGTPSIYYGDEQAFRGVKEHREGGDDAIRPAFPADGPAEWGLPTYRLHQQLIGLRRRHPWLHRCTTTPVELQNRRAVLESTDGEHRILLALNLDDDAADLPVPGATELLAGSGQLHRTGDAAARVVLPPHDWGVFE; encoded by the coding sequence ATGGACCAGGACTGGGTGCGGCACGCCATCTGGTGGCAGGTGTTCCCGCTCGGGTTCGTGGGCGCCGAACCGGAACTCGGCTCGCCCGACGAACCGGTTCGCCACCGGCTCGACCGCATCGTCGACTGGCTGGACTACGCGGTCGAGCTCGGTGCCTCCGGTCTCGCGCTCGGTCCGGTGTTCGCAGCCGAGACGCACGGCTACGACACCGTGGACCACTTCCGCGTCGATCCCCGGCTCGGCGACGCGGACGACCTCGCGCGCCTGTTCGCCGCCGCCCACGACCGCGGCCTGCGGGTCCTGCTGGACGGCGTCTTCAACCACGTCGGCCGCGGGTTCCCGGCGTTCGCCCGGGTGCTCGAGCAGGGGCCGGAGGCGCCGGAGGCGGGCTGGTTCCGGCTGAGCTGGCCGGACGGGACCGCGCCGGGTACGGAGCCCGCGTACGACACGTTCGAGGGTCATGGGAGGTTGGTCGCGCTCGACCACTCCAACCCGGCCGTCGCCGACCACGTCGCCGACGTCATGTGTTTCTGGCTCGACGCCGGCGCCGACGGCTGGCGCCTCGACGCGGCCTACGCCGTGCCGCCCGAGTTCTGGGCGGCGGTGCTACCGCGGGTACGCGCGCGGCACCCGGACGCCTACGTCGTGGGCGAGGTGCTCCACGGCGACTACCGCGACATCGTCGAGCGGAGCGGGTTCGACGCGGTCACGCAGTACGAGCTGTGGAAGGCCGTGTGGAGCTCGCTCGCCGACGGCAACCTCCACGAGCTCGCCTGGGCGCTGCAGCGGCACAACGACTTCCTGGAGGCGTTCGTCCCGCTCACGTTCGTCGGCAACCACGACGTCACGCGCATCGCGTCCGCCATCCCCGACGAGCGGCACCTGCCGCACGCCGTCGCGATCCTGCTCACCGTCGGCGGCACGCCGTCGATCTACTACGGCGACGAGCAGGCGTTCCGCGGCGTGAAGGAGCACCGGGAGGGCGGGGACGACGCGATCCGCCCCGCCTTCCCGGCCGACGGCCCCGCCGAATGGGGCCTGCCGACCTACCGGCTGCACCAGCAGCTGATCGGGCTGCGTCGCCGGCACCCCTGGCTGCACCGCTGCACGACCACCCCGGTGGAGCTGCAGAACCGGCGGGCGGTGCTGGAGTCCACCGACGGCGAGCACCGGATCCTGCTCGCCCTCAACCTCGACGACGACGCGGCCGACCTGCCCGTCCCCGGCGCGACGGAGCTACTCGCCGGGAGCGGGCAGCTGCATCGCACCGGCGATGCGGCCGCCCGCGTCGTCCTGCCGCCCCATGACTGGGGGGTGTTCGAGTAG